A stretch of the Argentina anserina chromosome 6, drPotAnse1.1, whole genome shotgun sequence genome encodes the following:
- the LOC126798532 gene encoding LOW QUALITY PROTEIN: putative disease resistance protein RGA3 (The sequence of the model RefSeq protein was modified relative to this genomic sequence to represent the inferred CDS: substituted 1 base at 1 genomic stop codon): MAEAFVSVLLEQLASIAYHQIEKEVRLVVGVKKEVAKITSNLKSIQAVLEDAEKRQIKEAIVRDWLEKLKEVSYEMDDVLDEWTTEILIQQVNHYQQEGESSTSTTAAAVSKKKVCFNVPSQCFCFGQVNRVIYRRDIAIRIQDLSNRLNEIARERQSYNFQNTERVFEQLERFETSSFVDLSKTFGREDETKVVMGKLFGESSQEERNLLVIPIVGMGGMGKTTLAQIVYNDENVKLNFTKRIWVCVSQPFNEIKIAKAIIEGLNVAGPSSNDLEPLLNCIHRNLEDEKFLLVLDDVWNEDYRKWEQLWPSLQSGHVGSRILVTTRKEEVAMAMRATISNMIHLGKLSEDCCWSIFYHIALGERENHESKMLESLGKDIVKRCQGLPLVAKALGSLMRSKETKKEWLAVLESKIXELEIVENQVFQPLLLNYYDLAPKIKLCLLYCVVFPKDHDIDKNNLIELWMSQGYLSSNISKEKPLEIGQMYFNTLVMRSFFDFGKDGLRNIKKCKMHDIVHDFLRFLTTKECYILDAQRESRIELPIGNKFRHLTITGAPDGQLSVSFGTCKTSRTFATFNCKFESLNSEFVLQLKCLRTLNLSNNDMKQLPSEVGGLVRLRYLDLSYNKWEKLPDSLCNLINLETLRLEDCEELEELPEAMGKLTNLRHLHVKDSDYLKLPKSIAKLTSLQTLDQVNIDSTDGFIKVSDLRNMDQVHGKLFIRWWRPDEAEAEADDGDAIKSDAEQAKLVNKKHLVSLKLWFWDPKGDSLKQEETVNALQPNPDLESLKIQNYGGASLCPNWMNTSSSLNNLRCLSFLNCVGCEYVPLVVLGKLASLEILRFQLMYKVKKVGFEYSREQVTLFPNLKHLLFHVLLQWEEWEEMPAGLSEDSLAARIKVMPCLSSLTIEGCSELTTLPDFLRRTPLQNLSISDSWCLSRSLENRGGTEWANISHIPNIQIVQIDRKFVQKDGVRIQQEEEEED, encoded by the coding sequence ATGGCTGAAGCTTTCGTTTCCGTGCTACTGGAACAACTGGCGTCAATAGCCTATCACCAAATAGAGAAAGAGGTGAGACTGGTTGTGGGGGTCAAGAAAGAAGTTGCCAAGATCACCAGCAATCTGAAATCTATTCAAGCCGTGCTCGAGGATGCAGAGAAGAGGCAGATCAAGGAAGCCATCGTCAGAGACTGGCTGGAGAAGCTAAAAGAGGTGTCGTACGAGATGGACGACGTGCTTGATGAGTGGACAACTGAGATTCTCATACAGCAAGTTAATCATTACCAACAAGAAGGTGAAAGTAGTACGAGTActactgctgctgctgtttcCAAGAAGAAGGTATGTTTCAACGTACCCTCACAATGTTTTTGCTTTGGCCAAGTCAATCGAGTGATCTACCGCCGTGACATTGCTATTAGGATTCAAGATTTGAGTAATAGATTGAATGAGATTGCTAGGGAAAGACAAAGCTATAACTTTCAAAACACTGAAAGAGTCTTTGAACAACTTGAGAGGTTTGAAACTTCATCGTTTGTCGACCTCTCCAAGACATTTGGAAGGGAAGACGAAACTAAAGTAGTTATGGGCAAGTTGTTCGGGGAGAGTAGTCAAGAAGAGAGGAACCTCCTAGTTATCCCTATTGTAGGGATGGGGGGTATGGGGAAGACAACTCTCGCCCAGATAGTTTATAATGATGAAAACGtgaaattaaatttcacaaaaagAATTTGGGTTTGTGTGTCACAGCCGTTTAATGAGATCAAGATTGCCAAGGCAATTATTGAGGGCCTGAATGTTGCTGGTCCAAGTTCAAATGATTTGGAACCTTTATTGAATTGTATACATAGAAATTTAGAAGACGAAAAATTTCTCCTTGTGCTAGATGATGTGTGGAATGAAGACTATAGGAAGTGGGAACAATTGTGGCCGTCTCTACAAAGTGGTCATGTAGGTAGTAGAATATTGGTAACcacaagaaaagaagaagttgCCATGGCAATGAGAGCAACAATTTCTAATATGATACACTTGGGGAAGTTAAGTGAAGACTGTTGTTGGTCGATATTCTATCACATTGCTTTGGGTGAGAGGGAAAATCATGAGTCAAAAATGTTAGAATCCTTGGGTAAAGATATTGTTAAAAGGTGTCAAGGTTTGCCTCTTGTTGCAAAGGCTTTGGGTAGTTTAATGCGCTCTAAAGAAACCAAGAAAGAATGGTTGGCTGTTTTGGAGAGTAAGATATGAGAGTTGGAGATAGTTGAGAATCAAGTTTTTCAACCGttattattaaattattatGATTTGGCTCCAAAAATCAAGCTTTGTCTTTTGTATTGTGTTGTTTTTCCAAAAGATCATGACATtgataaaaataatttgatCGAATTGTGGATGTCACAGGGTTATCTTAGTTCCAACATAAGCAAGGAAAAACCATTAGAGATCGGTCAAATGTATTTTAATACTTTAGTAATGCGGTCTTTTTTTGATTTTGGGAAAGATGGACTTAGAAATATTAAAAAGTGTAAAATGCACGACATTGTGCACGACTTTCTACGGTTTTTGACCACCAAAGAGTGTTATATTTTGGACGCGCAACGTGAAAGTAGAATAGAGTTGCCCATAGGCAATAAGTTTCGCCATTTGACCATCACCGGTGCCCCTGATGGTCAACTTTCAGTTTCCTTTGGTACTTGCAAAACTTCAAGAACCTTCGCAACTTTTAATTGTAAATTTGAGAGTCTCAACTCAGAGTTTGTTTTACAATTAAAATGCTTGAGGACCTTAAATTTGAGTAATAATGATATGAAACAACTTCCAAGCGAGGTTGGCGGGTTGGTGCGCTTGAGGTATTTGGATTTGTCCTACAACAAATGGGAGAAATTACCAGACAGTCTGTGTAATCTGATCAATTTGGAGACCTTGAGACTTGAAGATTGTGAAGAGCTTGAAGAGTTGCCCGAGGCAATGGGAAAGCTGACCAACTTGCGGCACCTCCATGTTAAGGATAGTGATTATCTGAAGTTGCCAAAATCAATTGCGAAGCTGACGAGTCTACAGACTCTGGATCAAGTTAATATTGACTCCACCGATGGCTTCATCAAGGTTAGTGATTTGAGGAACATGGACCAGGTTCATGGCAAGCTTTTCATTAGATGGTGGAGGCCGGACgaagcagaagcagaagcagaTGATGGCGACGCTATCAAGAGTGATGCGGAGCAAGCAAAATTGGTGAACAAGAAACAccttgtttctttaaaactgtgGTTTTGGGATCCGAAGGGTGACAGTCTCAAGCAGGAAGAAACAGTGAATGCCTTGCAGCCAAATCCAGATCTGGAATCTTTGAAGATCCAGAACTACGGTGGCGCCTCATTGTGCCCCAACTGGATGAACACGTCGTCGTCATTAAATAATTTGAGATGCCTTTCCTTCCTGAATTGCGTTGGGTGTGAATATGTTCCTCTTGTGGTTTTGGGGAAATTGGCGTCCCTTGAAATACTGCGATTTCAACTTATGTATAAAGTGAAAAAGGTGGGATTTGAGTATTCACGGGAACAAGTCACTTTATTCCCAAATCTCAAGCACCTGCTGTTCCATGTCCTGCTGCAGTGGGAGGAGTGGGAAGAAATGCCAGCTGGGTTGAGTGAAGATTCACTTGCAGCACGTATCAAGGTTATGCCATGCCTTTCTTCTTTAACAATTGAAGGCTGTTCCGAGCTGACGACACTGCCAGACTTCCTTCGGAGGACGCCGCTCCAGAATTTGAGCATCTCTGACAGCTGGTGTCTCTCGCGGAGTCTCGAAAACAGAGGAGGCACGGAGTGGGCCAACATCTCTCACATCCCAAACATCCAAATTGTCCAAATTGATCGGAAGTTTGTACAAAAAGACGGAGTCCGGATCcaacaagaagaggaggaagaagattga